A genomic stretch from Planctomycetaceae bacterium includes:
- a CDS encoding serine/threonine-protein kinase, which translates to MAKVYCVACNEVFSARTAKCPRCGLNTTHTPNGTATETLLLTHDGKTSDEPIEITLDHDLLDGQQIHIYTCERMLGRGGMGVVYLARNQQLHRFCALKVLSPKRVSSEFDYIARFENEARAAAALVHGNIVTTHAIGRWEDMHFLEMEYVAGTSLQQEIDSYGALGPIRSTAMAVGIASGLAAAHRMGIIHRDLKPDNVIVTPASVPKIADFGLAKRIVGDDLPTNNLAGTPYYMAPELFEGKPATTSSDVFALGVCYYQMLTGCYPFQGESISEVMNAILAGNCISVRRRNPDIPLDIAECVSLLLAPDPDRRPRDGGAASQLLQAVMGAVRDLESLIYEAFHDLPSVECHEDEHAKFQIRLTLRNNRHQVVYVENSEHGAGDRLLLIYSVCCDARSDFFEQALRLNASVHHGGIAIREINGQPCFVMIDTYPRATVAAEQIRRSVLEVAAQADEIERILTGRDVN; encoded by the coding sequence GTGGCAAAAGTCTACTGCGTCGCATGCAACGAAGTGTTTTCCGCACGGACCGCGAAATGCCCTCGCTGCGGGTTGAACACCACCCATACGCCCAACGGAACGGCGACCGAAACGCTATTGCTGACCCATGATGGGAAAACATCGGACGAACCGATCGAAATCACGCTCGACCATGATCTGCTGGATGGGCAGCAAATCCACATTTACACCTGCGAACGAATGCTGGGGCGTGGCGGGATGGGCGTCGTCTACCTTGCTCGCAATCAGCAGCTTCATCGCTTTTGCGCCCTGAAAGTTCTCTCCCCGAAACGAGTGTCCAGCGAATTCGACTATATCGCACGATTTGAAAATGAAGCCAGAGCCGCTGCGGCACTTGTCCATGGCAACATTGTCACGACACACGCAATTGGTCGATGGGAGGACATGCACTTCCTGGAGATGGAATATGTCGCGGGGACGTCCCTGCAGCAGGAAATTGACAGCTACGGCGCACTGGGACCGATTCGCTCGACAGCCATGGCCGTCGGAATTGCCAGTGGACTTGCTGCAGCGCACCGAATGGGAATTATCCACCGTGACCTGAAGCCGGACAACGTCATTGTGACGCCGGCCAGCGTTCCAAAGATTGCAGATTTTGGCCTGGCAAAACGAATTGTTGGAGATGACCTTCCGACAAATAACCTTGCAGGCACACCGTACTACATGGCTCCGGAATTATTCGAAGGCAAGCCGGCAACGACCAGCAGCGATGTGTTCGCCCTGGGCGTGTGCTATTACCAGATGCTCACCGGCTGCTACCCCTTTCAGGGTGAATCGATCTCGGAGGTCATGAATGCAATTCTCGCCGGAAACTGCATCAGTGTGCGACGTCGGAATCCTGATATTCCACTCGACATCGCCGAATGTGTCTCACTGCTGCTGGCGCCGGATCCTGACCGACGTCCTCGCGATGGCGGTGCCGCCTCACAACTACTGCAAGCGGTCATGGGAGCGGTGCGCGACCTGGAATCGCTAATCTACGAAGCCTTTCATGACCTGCCTTCGGTCGAATGCCACGAGGATGAGCACGCCAAGTTTCAAATCCGGCTCACACTGCGGAACAATCGCCATCAGGTTGTCTACGTGGAGAATAGCGAGCACGGAGCCGGAGACCGTTTGCTGCTGATCTACTCCGTCTGCTGCGACGCGCGGTCTGATTTCTTCGAACAAGCCCTGAGGCTCAACGCAAGCGTACATCACGGTGGCATTGCAATCCGCGAGATTAACGGGCAACCCTGTTTCGTCATGATCGATACCTATCCCAGGGCCACCGTGGCGGCCGA